In the genome of Bradyrhizobium sp. CIAT3101, one region contains:
- a CDS encoding hydrogenase expression/formation protein, protein MKVSFRTAAEDNEQPMRAEASPDEAAGSPSAAGGLVKLALLDSTELAKSCSNGIEFLSKMVDAIASQKADARTRLFGLGDLNDLERKLIADVIGEGEVAGVVTLPDGSLVQVQEAMLAGLWRVRIKTDSLHEYLEVGAIPEIIKRAAADLTAADIEIGQPPAGAMNVLPVLAEIREHALAWRPGSRSQIINFTLLPMSPVDISFLHATMRSGPIQLVSQGYGTCCVHATGIRNVWSVQFFNATDTMILDTLEVGGVPAVAVAADEDFEDSAEWLTEIIEAYFK, encoded by the coding sequence ATGAAGGTGAGTTTCCGGACGGCGGCTGAAGACAATGAGCAGCCGATGCGCGCCGAGGCGAGTCCAGACGAGGCTGCCGGCAGCCCCAGCGCCGCGGGCGGCCTGGTAAAACTTGCATTGCTCGACAGTACCGAGCTCGCGAAGAGCTGCTCCAATGGAATCGAGTTCCTGTCGAAGATGGTAGACGCTATCGCGAGCCAGAAGGCAGACGCGCGGACGCGGCTGTTCGGGCTTGGCGATCTCAACGATCTGGAACGCAAGCTCATCGCTGACGTGATCGGCGAAGGCGAAGTGGCCGGCGTCGTGACCCTGCCGGATGGGTCTCTGGTGCAGGTCCAGGAAGCAATGCTTGCAGGCCTCTGGCGTGTGCGGATCAAGACCGACTCTCTACACGAATATCTCGAGGTCGGCGCGATTCCAGAGATCATCAAGCGCGCGGCCGCGGACCTTACGGCCGCGGACATTGAGATCGGCCAGCCACCAGCGGGCGCCATGAACGTACTGCCGGTGCTAGCCGAGATTCGCGAGCATGCGCTCGCTTGGCGGCCCGGCAGCCGCTCGCAGATCATCAATTTCACGCTTCTACCGATGAGCCCGGTCGACATAAGCTTCCTGCATGCGACGATGAGAAGCGGACCAATCCAACTCGTCTCGCAGGGTTACGGCACCTGTTGCGTGCATGCGACCGGAATCCGCAATGTCTGGTCGGTGCAGTTCTTCAATGCGACGGACACGATGATCCTCGACACGCTCGAGGTCGGCGGTGTGCCGGCGGTTGCGGTCGCGGCCGATGAGGATTTCGAGGACTCAGCCGAGTGGCTCACGGAGATCATCGAGGCATATTTCAAATGA
- a CDS encoding HyaD/HybD family hydrogenase maturation endopeptidase yields the protein MPTCLQPKRMLVLGIGNILWADEGFGVRAVEEFHRRYAVPHNVIILDGGTQGLQLVNYLRESDCVIVFDAIDYGLEPGQLKLVRDEDVPRFAGVRKMSLHHTGFQEVISACDLLGHCPKNLVLIGCQPLDLDGWGGPLTPAVRNQIDPAVELASSILAAWGVQVSPRSTPLGESERLLANGIDHPHYEMRAR from the coding sequence ATGCCGACGTGTTTACAGCCAAAGCGTATGCTCGTGCTCGGTATCGGCAATATTCTTTGGGCAGATGAGGGCTTTGGGGTGCGAGCTGTCGAAGAATTTCATCGCCGCTATGCCGTGCCCCATAACGTCATCATACTGGACGGGGGCACGCAGGGGCTCCAGCTTGTGAATTATCTTCGGGAATCTGACTGCGTGATCGTGTTCGACGCGATCGATTATGGTCTGGAGCCCGGACAGTTGAAGCTCGTGCGCGACGAGGACGTGCCGCGCTTCGCCGGCGTTAGAAAGATGAGCCTGCACCATACTGGTTTTCAGGAAGTTATCAGTGCATGTGACCTGCTTGGACATTGCCCGAAAAACCTCGTGTTGATCGGCTGCCAGCCGCTTGATCTCGATGGCTGGGGTGGGCCCCTGACGCCGGCCGTGCGCAATCAGATCGACCCTGCGGTCGAGCTTGCCAGCTCCATTTTAGCTGCGTGGGGCGTGCAGGTCTCGCCACGCAGCACACCGTTAGGGGAATCCGAGCGGTTGCTCGCCAATGGTATTGATCACCCGCATTACGAGATGAGAGCGCGGTAG
- a CDS encoding nickel-dependent hydrogenase large subunit, with translation MGLRTSKGVMSNHSGKRIVVDPLTRIEGHMRVEVNVDSDNVIRNAVSSGTMWRGIEIILKGRDPRDAWAFTERICGVCTGTHALTSVRAVENALSISIPENASSIRNIMQLCLQVHDHLVHFYHLHALDWVDVVSALKADPKATSALAQSTSSWPLSSPGYFKDLLIRLTRFVESGQLGPFKNGYWGHAAYKLPPEANLMVVAHYLEALDFQKEIVKIHAVYGGKNPHPNWLVGGVACAINIDGTGAVGAINMERLNLVSSVIDRCIEFTEKVYLPDIVAIGSHYKDWLYGGGLSGRSVMAYGDIPEDANDYSAKNLKLPRGVIINGNLNEVLPVDHADPEQIQEFVTHSWYKYADESKGRHPWDGITEPNYVLGPNAKGTKTDIKELDEGGKYSWIKAPRWRGNAVEVGPLARYIIGCAQNKPEFKEPTEKLLKTLGLPFSALFSTLGRTAARALECEWAAHQMRYFQDKLVARIKAGDSSTVNTNKWKPESWPKESKGYGFTEAPRGALAHWIKIRETKIDNYQCVVPTTWNGSPRDPMGNGGAFEASLMDTPMANPEQPLEILRTIHSFDPCLACSTHVMSPDGQEMATVKVRS, from the coding sequence ATGGGCCTCCGGACATCCAAAGGCGTCATGTCTAACCATTCTGGCAAGCGCATTGTCGTCGATCCGCTGACCCGGATCGAAGGTCACATGCGGGTCGAGGTCAATGTCGATTCCGACAACGTGATCCGCAATGCGGTCTCCTCGGGCACGATGTGGCGAGGCATCGAGATCATTCTGAAGGGCCGCGATCCGCGCGACGCCTGGGCCTTTACCGAGCGGATCTGCGGCGTCTGCACCGGAACACATGCGCTCACCTCGGTCCGTGCGGTCGAGAACGCGCTAAGTATCTCCATTCCGGAGAATGCCAGCTCGATCCGGAACATCATGCAGCTCTGTCTCCAGGTGCACGATCATCTGGTGCATTTCTATCACTTGCATGCGCTGGACTGGGTCGATGTGGTCTCGGCACTGAAAGCCGATCCAAAAGCGACCTCGGCGCTGGCGCAATCGACCTCGTCTTGGCCGTTGTCCTCTCCCGGCTATTTCAAGGACCTCCTGATCCGGCTAACGAGGTTCGTCGAGTCCGGTCAGCTCGGGCCGTTCAAAAACGGCTATTGGGGCCACGCCGCCTACAAGCTGCCGCCCGAAGCGAACCTGATGGTGGTCGCCCATTATTTGGAGGCGCTCGATTTTCAGAAGGAGATCGTCAAGATTCACGCCGTCTATGGCGGCAAGAACCCCCATCCGAACTGGCTGGTCGGCGGCGTGGCCTGCGCGATCAATATCGATGGCACCGGCGCGGTGGGCGCCATCAACATGGAGCGGCTGAACCTCGTCTCCTCTGTCATCGATCGCTGCATCGAGTTCACCGAAAAAGTCTACTTGCCCGACATCGTCGCGATCGGCTCTCACTATAAGGACTGGCTCTATGGCGGCGGGCTCTCTGGCAGAAGCGTGATGGCTTATGGCGATATTCCGGAGGACGCCAACGACTATTCTGCGAAGAACCTGAAACTGCCGCGCGGCGTGATCATCAACGGCAATCTCAACGAGGTGCTGCCCGTCGACCATGCCGATCCCGAGCAGATACAGGAGTTCGTCACTCACTCCTGGTACAAATATGCCGACGAGTCGAAGGGCCGGCATCCCTGGGACGGCATCACCGAACCGAATTACGTGCTCGGTCCCAATGCCAAAGGTACCAAGACCGACATCAAGGAACTCGACGAAGGCGGCAAGTATTCCTGGATCAAGGCTCCGCGCTGGCGCGGAAATGCAGTCGAGGTCGGGCCACTGGCCCGCTACATCATCGGCTGCGCGCAGAACAAGCCGGAATTCAAGGAGCCGACCGAGAAGCTGCTCAAGACGCTAGGCCTGCCGTTCTCCGCATTGTTTTCCACGCTCGGTCGCACCGCGGCACGCGCGCTGGAATGCGAATGGGCGGCGCACCAGATGCGCTACTTCCAGGACAAACTGGTCGCGCGCATCAAAGCCGGCGACTCCTCGACGGTCAATACCAACAAGTGGAAGCCGGAGAGCTGGCCGAAGGAGTCCAAGGGCTATGGCTTCACCGAGGCGCCTCGCGGCGCGCTCGCGCACTGGATCAAGATCAGGGAGACTAAGATCGACAACTACCAGTGTGTAGTGCCGACCACCTGGAATGGGTCGCCAAGGGATCCCATGGGCAACGGCGGCGCCTTTGAAGCGTCGCTCATGGATACTCCGATGGCGAATCCGGAACAGCCCCTGGAGATCCTGCGCACGATCCACTCCTTCGATCCCTGCCTTGCGTGCTCGACCCACGTGATGAGCCCGGACGGCCAGGAAATGGCAACCGTCAAGGTCAGGTCATGA
- a CDS encoding hydrogenase small subunit: protein MGPVTETFYGVIRRQGITRRNFHKFCSLTATSLGLGPLSASRIANALETKPRIPVIWLHGLECTCCSESFIRSAHPLVKDTMLSMISLDYDDTIMAAAGHQAEAILDETRTKYKGQYLLAVEGNPPLNEGGMFCIQGGKPFVEKLRMMAEDAMAIIAWGSCASWGCVQAAAPNPTQATPIDKVITSKPIIKVPGCPPIAEVMTGVVTFITTFGKPPELDRQGRPKMFYSQRIHDKCYRRAHFDAGQFVEEWDDEAARKGYCLYKIGCKGPTTYNACSSVRWNGGISFPIQSGHGCIGCSEDGFWDKGSFYDRLTNIKQYGIEKNADQIGMAAAGAVGTVVAAHATVTALKRFAGKRKNANRRH, encoded by the coding sequence ATGGGCCCGGTGACGGAAACGTTTTATGGCGTGATTAGACGGCAGGGCATAACCCGTCGAAATTTTCATAAATTCTGCAGCCTGACGGCGACGAGCCTCGGGCTTGGGCCGCTGTCTGCGAGCCGCATTGCAAATGCGCTTGAAACAAAGCCGCGCATACCGGTGATCTGGTTGCATGGCCTCGAATGCACCTGCTGCTCGGAGAGCTTCATCCGCTCAGCCCATCCCCTTGTGAAGGATACGATGCTGTCCATGATCTCGCTCGATTATGACGACACCATCATGGCCGCGGCTGGCCATCAGGCGGAAGCGATCCTGGATGAGACCCGGACCAAATATAAGGGGCAATATCTGCTGGCGGTGGAGGGCAACCCGCCGCTGAATGAGGGTGGCATGTTCTGCATCCAGGGCGGCAAGCCGTTCGTAGAGAAGTTGAGGATGATGGCCGAAGATGCGATGGCCATCATTGCCTGGGGCTCTTGCGCTTCATGGGGGTGCGTTCAAGCGGCAGCGCCCAATCCGACGCAAGCCACGCCCATCGACAAAGTCATCACCAGCAAGCCTATCATCAAGGTACCGGGGTGCCCGCCGATCGCGGAGGTGATGACAGGCGTGGTGACCTTCATTACTACCTTTGGCAAGCCCCCCGAGCTCGACCGGCAAGGTCGGCCGAAGATGTTCTACTCGCAGCGCATTCACGACAAATGCTACCGGCGGGCGCATTTCGACGCGGGCCAGTTCGTCGAGGAATGGGACGATGAGGCGGCGCGCAAAGGATACTGCCTTTACAAGATAGGATGTAAGGGGCCGACCACATACAACGCCTGTTCGTCGGTGCGCTGGAACGGCGGCATCTCTTTTCCGATCCAGTCAGGCCACGGCTGCATCGGCTGCTCAGAAGATGGCTTCTGGGATAAGGGCTCGTTCTACGACCGCCTGACCAACATCAAGCAATACGGGATTGAGAAGAATGCTGACCAGATCGGCATGGCGGCGGCGGGCGCGGTCGGCACAGTGGTCGCGGCACATGCGACGGTGACGGCGCTAAAGCGCTTCGCTGGGAAACGCAAAAATGCGAACCGACGCCACTGA
- a CDS encoding DUF3422 domain-containing protein — MGNELDLASFKLHPERKAVLGEVHARPFASLVSSLGMVRFVFLAKGDDAANDRRRFIEFCRQHKVTPPEPSAKHHQIEFGPVALRWEQHSEFATFTWIWNTTNSLAARQFGDVHNSAQSLIRALSQAGELLAAIKLEAERGTCPTERAEQIFEKSSLAMVNVKGGASVVASDFRTDDKGFTRILVHDRGLTPHDLGALVQRLLEIETYRSLALLGLSTALELGPSVDRIDRRLVEVLEEMQGAEGLKVNNHLLQELTALAVSFEKDVAGSLFRFGASRAYNELVQSRLSIVEGESVADYPTWSAFLARRMAPAIRTCATMEERQANLSDKLARAADLLRTRVDVEIEQQNRDLLRSINERTRQQLRLQSTVEGLSVGAIGYYVVSLFAYLAKGAQDVGLHVEPASVTAAFVPIAVGVIWLVSYNVRKRHLKPDDASSRAGD; from the coding sequence ATGGGCAATGAATTGGATTTGGCATCATTCAAACTACATCCGGAGCGGAAGGCTGTCCTCGGCGAAGTGCATGCGCGGCCGTTTGCCAGTCTAGTTTCGTCGCTCGGCATGGTGCGTTTTGTATTTCTCGCGAAGGGCGACGATGCGGCAAATGATCGCCGCCGGTTCATCGAATTCTGTCGGCAGCACAAGGTAACCCCGCCCGAGCCGTCCGCGAAGCATCATCAGATCGAGTTCGGACCGGTGGCGCTACGCTGGGAGCAGCACTCGGAATTTGCGACCTTCACTTGGATCTGGAACACCACGAACAGTCTAGCCGCTCGTCAATTCGGCGACGTCCATAACTCCGCGCAGTCACTAATCCGTGCACTATCGCAGGCTGGAGAACTACTTGCCGCGATCAAGTTAGAGGCAGAACGGGGCACTTGTCCGACCGAGCGCGCCGAGCAGATTTTTGAGAAAAGTAGCCTGGCGATGGTCAACGTCAAAGGCGGGGCGAGCGTTGTGGCCTCCGACTTTCGCACTGACGATAAGGGTTTCACCAGAATTCTGGTCCACGATCGCGGATTGACTCCACACGATCTCGGCGCGCTGGTGCAGCGTTTGTTAGAAATCGAGACCTACAGGTCCCTAGCCCTGCTTGGTCTATCGACGGCGCTGGAGCTTGGCCCATCGGTCGATCGAATAGATCGCCGTCTCGTCGAGGTGCTCGAGGAGATGCAGGGCGCGGAAGGGCTAAAGGTCAACAACCATCTCCTTCAGGAGCTGACGGCGCTGGCAGTCTCCTTTGAAAAAGATGTGGCAGGCAGTTTGTTCCGTTTCGGAGCGAGCAGAGCATACAACGAGCTGGTTCAATCGCGATTATCGATCGTTGAAGGCGAGAGCGTCGCGGATTATCCAACTTGGTCGGCCTTCCTTGCGCGCCGTATGGCGCCTGCTATACGAACCTGCGCAACGATGGAGGAGCGTCAGGCGAATCTATCGGACAAGCTGGCCCGCGCCGCGGACCTGTTGCGAACACGCGTGGACGTTGAAATCGAGCAACAGAATCGCGACCTTTTGCGCTCAATTAATGAACGGACGAGGCAACAGCTTCGCCTGCAGTCCACGGTCGAGGGACTGTCAGTCGGGGCCATCGGATATTATGTGGTCAGCCTATTTGCCTATCTTGCCAAAGGCGCGCAGGATGTCGGACTGCACGTAGAGCCAGCGTCCGTAACCGCGGCTTTCGTGCCGATCGCCGTCGGCGTGATTTGGCTGGTCAGTTACAATGTTCGAAAACGGCATCTCAAGCCTGACGATGCGTCGTCCAGGGCTGGTGATTAG
- a CDS encoding ferredoxin family protein: MPIELFTRVEDKLFNNRYLVDTGRPHIKVRPHAKPSPQLLSMLKACPARCYELSEDGQVEATVDGCIECGTCRIICEESGDIEWSYPRGGYGVLFKFG; the protein is encoded by the coding sequence ATGCCGATCGAGCTATTCACGCGTGTCGAGGACAAGCTATTCAACAACCGTTATCTCGTCGATACCGGCCGCCCCCATATCAAGGTGCGCCCTCATGCCAAACCATCGCCGCAGCTTTTGTCGATGCTGAAGGCTTGCCCGGCGCGATGCTATGAGCTCAGCGAAGATGGCCAAGTTGAGGCCACCGTCGATGGCTGCATCGAATGCGGTACTTGCCGAATAATTTGCGAGGAGAGCGGCGACATTGAATGGAGCTATCCTCGAGGCGGTTACGGCGTGCTTTTCAAGTTCGGCTAA
- a CDS encoding FAD-dependent oxidoreductase, translating into MIEERFDAIVVGAGMAGNAAALTMAEGGMKVLQLERGEYSGSKNVQGAILYADMLEKLVPDFREDAPLERHLVEQRFWMMDDRSHTGLHYRSEDFNEEKPNRYTIIRAQFDKWFSQKVREAGATVLCETTVTDLVRDDSGKVIGVKTDRRDGEIHGDIVVLAEGVNGMLGTRAGLRERPKPEKVALAVKEMHFLPRETIEARFNLRGDEGVVIEAVGTISRGMTGMGFIYANKECISLGIGCLVADFQRTGETPYGLLDRFKRHPSVAPLIEGSEVKEYSAHLIPEGGFKAIPQLYGKGWVVIGDAAQLNNTIHREGSNLAMTSGRIAAEAILKIKSRAQPMIPQNLALYKKMLDESFVIKDLRKYKDMPALMHTRSQNFFLTYPQLVSKAMQNFVRVDGTPKIDKEKLTLKSFTNARSRSGLFGDAFRLVRAWR; encoded by the coding sequence ATGATTGAGGAAAGATTCGATGCCATCGTGGTTGGCGCAGGCATGGCCGGCAATGCGGCCGCGCTCACCATGGCCGAGGGCGGCATGAAGGTGCTGCAGCTCGAACGCGGTGAGTATTCGGGCTCGAAGAATGTGCAGGGCGCGATCCTCTATGCCGACATGCTCGAGAAGCTGGTCCCTGATTTCCGTGAGGATGCTCCGCTTGAGCGACACTTGGTCGAGCAGCGCTTCTGGATGATGGACGATCGCTCGCACACCGGCTTGCACTACCGATCCGAAGATTTTAACGAGGAGAAGCCGAACCGTTACACCATCATCCGAGCCCAATTCGACAAGTGGTTTTCGCAAAAGGTTCGCGAAGCCGGGGCCACGGTATTATGCGAGACCACGGTCACCGACCTCGTACGAGACGACTCAGGCAAGGTCATCGGCGTGAAGACCGATCGCCGCGATGGGGAGATCCACGGTGATATCGTCGTGTTGGCGGAGGGCGTGAACGGCATGCTCGGTACGCGGGCTGGCCTGCGTGAGCGGCCAAAGCCCGAGAAGGTCGCGCTTGCAGTTAAGGAAATGCACTTCCTGCCGCGCGAGACCATTGAAGCGCGTTTCAATCTCAGGGGTGACGAAGGGGTAGTGATTGAGGCCGTAGGCACCATTTCTCGCGGCATGACGGGCATGGGCTTCATCTACGCCAACAAGGAATGCATCTCGCTGGGTATCGGCTGCCTGGTCGCCGATTTCCAGCGCACCGGCGAGACGCCTTATGGCCTGCTCGATCGTTTCAAGCGTCATCCTTCGGTCGCCCCACTGATAGAAGGCTCTGAGGTGAAGGAATACTCCGCGCATCTAATCCCGGAGGGAGGCTTCAAGGCGATACCCCAACTCTACGGCAAGGGCTGGGTGGTGATCGGCGACGCCGCTCAGCTTAACAACACAATTCATCGTGAAGGATCAAACCTCGCGATGACTTCGGGTCGAATTGCGGCGGAAGCGATTCTTAAGATCAAGTCGAGGGCCCAACCGATGATCCCGCAGAACCTAGCGCTGTATAAGAAGATGCTCGATGAATCTTTCGTGATCAAGGATCTAAGGAAGTACAAGGATATGCCGGCGCTGATGCACACTCGCTCGCAAAACTTCTTCCTGACCTATCCGCAGCTTGTTTCCAAGGCTATGCAGAATTTTGTGCGGGTCGATGGCACGCCTAAGATCGACAAGGAAAAGCTCACACTCAAGTCGTTCACAAACGCGCGCTCACGGAGCGGCCTGTTTGGTGACGCCTTTCGCCTCGTGCGCGCATGGCGGTGA
- a CDS encoding electron transfer flavoprotein subunit alpha/FixB family protein — protein MSTTSKSRAPAAASGRAATKKELPERFKAYKHVWVFIEQERGIVHPVSWELMGAGRRLADKLKVDLAAVIIGPEGEATQQAVAESFCYDADLVYIVSNNLLADYRNESYTKALTDLVNGYKPEILLLGATTLGRDLAGSVATTLLTGLTADCTELDVDADGSLAATRPTFGGSLLCTIYTLNFRPQMATVRPRVMPMPNRIARPVGRIITHSLGLVEHDIVTKVLDFLPDRNSAKSNLAYADAVVAGGLGLGSAENFQLVHQLASALGAEYGSSRPLVQKGWVTSDRQIGQTGKTIRPKLYIAAGISGAIQHRVGVEGADLIVAINTDKNAPIFDFAHIGIITDAIHFLPPLIAAFRERLSPHARDRIAG, from the coding sequence ATGAGCACCACCTCCAAAAGCCGCGCTCCGGCCGCAGCTTCTGGCCGCGCCGCGACCAAGAAGGAGTTGCCTGAGCGCTTTAAGGCCTACAAGCACGTCTGGGTCTTCATAGAGCAGGAACGCGGTATTGTGCACCCCGTATCGTGGGAGCTCATGGGGGCCGGCCGTAGGCTTGCGGACAAGCTCAAGGTGGATCTCGCGGCAGTTATCATCGGACCAGAAGGCGAGGCGACACAGCAGGCGGTTGCCGAGTCTTTCTGTTATGACGCTGACCTCGTTTACATCGTTTCCAATAATCTTTTGGCCGACTATCGCAACGAATCATACACGAAGGCTCTGACCGACCTCGTCAACGGCTATAAGCCGGAGATCCTGCTGTTGGGCGCCACTACGCTCGGCCGGGATCTCGCAGGCTCCGTCGCAACCACGCTGCTCACGGGGCTAACTGCGGATTGCACCGAGCTCGACGTCGACGCCGACGGATCGCTCGCTGCGACGCGCCCCACCTTCGGCGGCTCTTTACTGTGCACAATCTATACGCTGAACTTCCGTCCGCAGATGGCAACTGTCCGCCCGCGTGTGATGCCGATGCCAAACCGCATCGCGCGCCCGGTCGGTCGCATCATCACGCACTCACTCGGTCTGGTCGAACACGACATCGTCACAAAAGTTCTCGATTTCCTGCCCGACCGCAACTCAGCAAAATCCAACCTGGCTTATGCCGACGCCGTCGTCGCGGGCGGCCTCGGGCTCGGATCAGCCGAGAATTTTCAGCTGGTACACCAACTGGCGAGCGCGCTTGGTGCCGAATATGGCAGTTCGCGGCCGCTGGTGCAGAAGGGCTGGGTCACCTCCGATCGCCAGATCGGCCAGACGGGCAAGACGATCCGACCAAAGCTCTATATCGCTGCCGGCATTTCGGGAGCGATCCAGCACCGAGTTGGTGTCGAGGGGGCCGATCTTATCGTCGCTATCAACACTGATAAGAACGCGCCAATCTTCGACTTCGCTCATATAGGCATCATTACCGATGCCATTCACTTCTTACCGCCGCTCATCGCTGCCTTCCGCGAGCGGCTGTCGCCGCATGCCCGCGATCGGATAGCAGGTTAA
- the nifW gene encoding nitrogenase stabilizing/protective protein NifW produces the protein MPSGILFRLSKAAAAEEFFELLGVKYDPKIINVARLHILRRMGQYLAAEDLTAATDAEVAERCKAVLERAYADFVASSPIDQRVFKVLKEAVAPRPKKAPFVQLDRLK, from the coding sequence ATGCCTAGCGGAATTCTGTTTCGATTGAGCAAGGCCGCTGCGGCCGAAGAGTTTTTTGAATTGCTGGGTGTCAAGTACGATCCTAAGATCATCAATGTGGCGCGGCTGCACATCCTGCGGCGCATGGGGCAGTATCTCGCAGCTGAAGACTTGACTGCTGCAACTGACGCGGAGGTCGCAGAACGGTGTAAAGCCGTGCTGGAACGGGCCTACGCCGACTTCGTGGCTTCCTCTCCAATCGACCAACGCGTTTTCAAAGTTCTTAAGGAAGCTGTCGCTCCACGGCCGAAGAAAGCGCCCTTCGTGCAACTGGACAGGCTAAAGTGA
- the nifV gene encoding homocitrate synthase: MTFQTTVSGRLQTRRIVLNDTTLRDGEQAPGVAFTTAEKVSIARVLAKAGITEIEAGTPAMGHEEVSAIRAIVEAGLAATIIGWCRLKKSDVDAAIDSGVSMVNVSVPSSDLQLAAKLGIGRGAVLEQLKRVGGYARDRGLDVAVGGEDSSRADVDFLVELIAVAKTAGARRFRVADTLSVLDPDASFALVSELCANTDLELEFHGHDDLGLATANTLAAIKAGATHASVTVIGLGERAGNAPLEEVAVALKQLYGCDTGVVLSELENVAALVAGAAARTIPLNKAIVGAHVFTHESGIHVDGLRKDRRSYQALDPQLLGRSNRFVIGKHSGLSAITALLSELQLSVSDEESRAILARIRKHAVEHKGGVAPETVMTIWREVHDRSLLDGM; encoded by the coding sequence ATGACCTTTCAAACGACTGTATCTGGCAGGTTGCAGACAAGACGGATTGTCCTAAATGACACCACATTGCGCGACGGTGAGCAGGCTCCTGGCGTGGCCTTCACTACAGCGGAAAAAGTATCCATTGCACGTGTCCTGGCAAAGGCCGGAATCACCGAGATTGAGGCGGGCACGCCGGCGATGGGTCATGAGGAAGTCAGCGCGATCCGTGCAATTGTCGAAGCCGGCTTAGCCGCGACGATCATCGGCTGGTGCAGGCTGAAAAAATCAGATGTCGATGCGGCAATCGATTCCGGCGTCTCCATGGTGAATGTCTCGGTCCCATCCTCTGACCTGCAACTAGCTGCCAAGCTCGGCATCGGTCGAGGCGCCGTGCTCGAGCAGTTGAAGAGGGTCGGGGGCTACGCTCGCGACAGGGGACTCGATGTCGCAGTCGGAGGCGAAGACTCCTCGCGGGCAGATGTCGACTTTCTGGTCGAGCTAATCGCTGTGGCAAAAACTGCCGGCGCCCGGCGCTTTCGGGTCGCCGATACGCTCAGCGTGCTCGATCCCGATGCGAGCTTTGCGTTGGTATCGGAGCTGTGTGCAAACACCGATCTCGAGCTCGAATTCCACGGCCATGACGACCTGGGCCTCGCGACGGCTAACACGCTCGCCGCAATCAAGGCCGGCGCAACGCATGCCTCAGTCACCGTGATCGGCCTCGGCGAGCGTGCTGGCAATGCGCCGCTAGAAGAGGTCGCTGTCGCGCTCAAGCAGCTGTATGGATGTGATACAGGCGTCGTGCTGTCGGAGCTCGAGAATGTTGCGGCCCTCGTCGCAGGGGCCGCCGCACGCACTATTCCACTCAACAAGGCGATCGTCGGCGCGCATGTCTTTACCCACGAATCCGGCATCCATGTCGATGGTCTGCGGAAGGATCGGCGCAGCTATCAGGCGCTCGATCCTCAACTGCTCGGTCGCTCAAACCGCTTTGTGATCGGTAAACACTCAGGGCTCTCTGCGATCACGGCGTTGCTGTCCGAATTGCAGCTTTCAGTCAGCGACGAGGAAAGCAGAGCGATCCTTGCGCGTATCCGAAAGCATGCCGTCGAGCACAAGGGCGGGGTTGCGCCCGAGACCGTGATGACAATCTGGCGCGAGGTCCACGATCGCTCGCTGCTCGACGGAATGTAG
- the irrA gene encoding iron response transcriptional regulator IrrA has translation MDGRSANKVAGARETAQPELAPLHWTGYSAKSCIRRLREAGMRPTRRRVLLAQLLFARGPRHVTAEMLFNEAIEAHIEVALATVYNTLSQFTQAGLLRRIMPNRSRSFFDTDARIHPHFYLVGEDTLIDIPEKRLFEQMPEALPGYEISRLDIIVHIRRTRPDNLTVGLPTL, from the coding sequence ATGGACGGGCGCTCCGCCAACAAAGTCGCAGGAGCCCGGGAGACTGCACAGCCTGAACTCGCGCCGCTGCATTGGACCGGATATTCGGCGAAGTCGTGTATCCGCCGACTGCGTGAGGCGGGCATGCGGCCGACGCGCCGGCGTGTACTGCTGGCTCAGTTGCTCTTCGCAAGGGGCCCCCGCCACGTCACCGCCGAAATGCTCTTCAACGAGGCGATCGAAGCCCATATCGAGGTCGCGCTTGCGACCGTATACAACACGCTAAGCCAGTTCACGCAAGCTGGCTTGTTGCGCCGAATCATGCCCAACCGCTCAAGATCGTTTTTTGATACCGACGCCCGCATTCATCCGCATTTCTATCTCGTCGGCGAAGACACCTTGATCGATATCCCCGAAAAGCGTCTGTTCGAGCAGATGCCGGAGGCCTTACCGGGCTATGAGATTTCCCGGCTCGACATCATCGTCCACATCCGCCGTACGCGCCCCGACAATCTGACAGTCGGGCTCCCTACATTGTAG